One window of Burkholderia thailandensis E264 genomic DNA carries:
- the aroC gene encoding chorismate synthase codes for MSGNTLGTLFTVTTFGESHGPAIGCVIDGCPPGMALTEADVQLELDRRKPGTSRHVTQRQEPDQVEILSGVFEGVTTGAPIALLIRNTDQRSKDYGNIVETFRPGHADYTYWQKYGVRDYRGGGRSSARLTAPVVGAGAIAKKWLRERFGVEVRGYMSALGEIEIPFVDWSHVRENPFFAPNADIVPQLEGYMDALRKDGDSIGARIDVVASGVPVGWGEPLFDRLDADIAHAMMGINAVKGVEIGAGFASVAQRGSVHGDELTPDGFVGNHAGGVLGGISTGQDITVSIAIKPTSSIRTPRRSITKAGEPAVIETFGRHDPCVGIRATPIAESMLALVLIDHALRHRAQCGDVSTATPKIAARAPQAQ; via the coding sequence AGCCGACGTCCAGCTCGAGCTCGACCGCCGCAAGCCCGGCACGTCGCGCCATGTCACGCAGCGTCAGGAGCCGGACCAGGTCGAGATCCTGTCCGGCGTGTTCGAGGGCGTGACGACGGGCGCGCCGATCGCGCTCCTGATCCGCAACACCGACCAGCGCAGCAAGGACTACGGCAACATCGTCGAGACCTTCCGCCCGGGCCACGCCGACTATACGTACTGGCAGAAGTATGGCGTGCGCGACTATCGCGGCGGCGGCCGATCGTCGGCCCGGCTGACGGCGCCCGTCGTCGGCGCCGGCGCGATCGCGAAGAAGTGGCTGCGCGAGCGCTTCGGCGTCGAGGTGCGCGGCTACATGAGCGCGCTCGGCGAGATCGAGATTCCGTTCGTCGACTGGTCGCATGTGCGCGAGAACCCGTTCTTCGCGCCGAACGCCGATATCGTTCCGCAGCTCGAGGGCTACATGGACGCGCTGCGCAAGGACGGCGATTCGATCGGCGCGCGGATCGACGTCGTCGCGTCGGGCGTGCCGGTCGGCTGGGGCGAGCCGCTCTTCGATCGGCTCGACGCCGACATCGCGCACGCGATGATGGGGATCAACGCGGTGAAGGGCGTCGAGATCGGCGCGGGCTTCGCGAGCGTCGCGCAGCGCGGGTCGGTGCACGGCGACGAACTGACGCCGGACGGCTTCGTCGGCAACCATGCGGGAGGCGTGCTCGGCGGCATCTCGACGGGGCAGGACATCACGGTGTCGATCGCGATCAAGCCGACGTCGAGCATCCGCACGCCGCGCCGCTCGATCACGAAGGCGGGCGAGCCTGCCGTCATCGAGACGTTCGGCCGTCACGATCCGTGCGTCGGGATTCGTGCGACGCCGATTGCCGAATCGATGCTCGCGCTCGTCCTGATCGATCACGCGCTGCGGCATCGCGCGCAGTGCGGCGACGTGTCGACCGCGACGCCGAAGATCGCCGCGCGCGCGCCGCAAGCGCAATGA